The following proteins come from a genomic window of Pyxidicoccus sp. MSG2:
- a CDS encoding TetR/AcrR family transcriptional regulator: protein MSESNRERERRPSDPTARPEGLRERKKRATRQLISNIATKLFTERGFEHVTIDDVAAAANVSKMTVFNYFSRKEDLFFDRSDEAQTLVHDALVSRGRRSPVAALRALVHELVEQRHAFVTVTPGVSGFWKVVADSPALRAHTRELSEELERDVGRMLAESVGAPAGDPVARLVAALMVGAWRVAFREALRGQRSASAAATRQGFLELIDRGFTAASAAARGSPYA from the coding sequence ATGTCCGAATCCAACCGCGAGCGCGAGCGCCGACCGAGCGACCCGACCGCCAGGCCCGAGGGGCTGCGTGAGCGCAAGAAGAGGGCGACGCGCCAGCTCATCTCGAACATCGCCACGAAGCTCTTCACCGAGCGCGGCTTCGAGCACGTGACCATCGACGACGTGGCCGCCGCGGCCAACGTCTCGAAGATGACGGTGTTCAACTACTTTTCTCGCAAGGAGGATCTCTTCTTCGACCGGAGCGACGAGGCGCAGACGCTCGTGCACGACGCGCTCGTCAGCCGCGGTCGCCGCTCCCCGGTGGCGGCGCTGCGAGCGCTGGTTCACGAGCTGGTCGAGCAGCGCCACGCGTTCGTGACGGTGACCCCTGGCGTCTCTGGCTTCTGGAAGGTCGTGGCCGACAGCCCCGCGCTCCGTGCCCACACCCGCGAGCTGTCCGAAGAGTTGGAGCGAGACGTCGGCAGGATGCTCGCCGAAAGCGTGGGTGCCCCGGCCGGCGACCCGGTCGCGCGCCTGGTTGCCGCGCTGATGGTCGGGGCCTGGCGCGTGGCCTTCCGCGAGGCCCTGCGCGGCCAGCGCTCAGCCAGTGCGGCTGCCACCCGCCAGGGGTTCCTTGAGCTGATTGACCGCGGCTTCACCGCTGCCAGCGCCGCGGCCCGTGGCAGCCCGTACGCGTGA
- a CDS encoding serine/threonine protein kinase — MESDALYPTSLPPGTRIGPWRVLEQRGRGTYGVVYRAVPAEELAAEAVALKLALHPRDARFAREAELLSRIHHPAVPQLLDHGHWQPREGVSYAWLVMEWVEGLSLYEWAQAQRPSSRQVLQLLARLARALDATHSAGGLHRDVKGDNVRVRRADGQPFLLDFGSGHHLGASTLTPQPFPPGTPAYRSPEAWRFALGSSKPPARLPAVAYPPGPADDVFSLGVTAYRLVTEKYPPSAHPWEEENWRWNPEELEDWTARVCNPRCAAELSALVSRMLSPRPEERGSAREVAEALEKAARRAGREADVPLFTGEEPRPAGRIPIPRRVAVLPPPLMWRWPWFAATGLGGALALSAGGLLSVSRSEMPAASHLAEQEESKDAGTVAVGDSVLTAPVAPERAPSVWASIAIELPPKPFPGQRRPDGRGRCPGKVQVAINGGCWTKQPVDLKDCDEWGGFEYRGACYQAVLTPQRPSTSGPSERDDSP; from the coding sequence ATGGAGTCTGACGCCCTCTATCCGACAAGCCTGCCTCCTGGGACGCGAATCGGCCCGTGGCGTGTGCTGGAGCAGCGCGGCCGGGGCACCTACGGCGTCGTCTACCGCGCGGTGCCCGCCGAGGAGCTGGCCGCGGAAGCCGTGGCCCTCAAGCTGGCCCTGCACCCCAGGGATGCGCGCTTCGCGCGTGAGGCGGAGCTGCTCTCGCGCATCCACCACCCCGCCGTCCCGCAGTTGCTGGACCATGGCCACTGGCAGCCCCGGGAGGGCGTGTCCTACGCCTGGCTCGTCATGGAGTGGGTGGAGGGCCTGTCGCTCTATGAGTGGGCCCAGGCACAGCGCCCGTCTTCACGGCAGGTGCTTCAGCTTCTTGCCCGGCTGGCCCGAGCCCTGGATGCCACTCATTCGGCAGGAGGGCTCCACCGGGATGTGAAGGGTGACAACGTCCGCGTTCGGCGTGCGGACGGCCAGCCCTTCCTCCTGGACTTCGGCTCCGGCCACCACCTGGGGGCCTCCACGCTGACGCCGCAGCCATTTCCTCCCGGCACCCCGGCCTACCGCTCGCCCGAGGCGTGGCGCTTCGCCCTGGGCTCGAGCAAGCCCCCGGCCAGGCTCCCGGCTGTCGCGTATCCGCCGGGGCCGGCGGATGACGTCTTTTCCCTGGGAGTGACGGCCTATCGACTGGTGACGGAGAAGTACCCGCCGTCTGCGCACCCGTGGGAGGAGGAGAACTGGAGGTGGAACCCCGAGGAGCTGGAGGACTGGACGGCGCGAGTCTGCAACCCCCGCTGCGCCGCGGAACTGAGCGCGCTGGTGAGCCGGATGCTGTCGCCGCGCCCGGAGGAGAGAGGGAGCGCGAGGGAGGTGGCGGAAGCGCTCGAGAAGGCCGCGCGCCGCGCAGGACGCGAAGCGGATGTGCCGCTCTTCACAGGAGAAGAGCCGCGGCCCGCGGGCCGCATTCCCATCCCTCGGCGCGTCGCGGTGCTGCCCCCGCCTCTCATGTGGAGGTGGCCCTGGTTCGCGGCCACCGGCCTCGGAGGCGCACTGGCACTGAGCGCCGGGGGGCTGCTGAGCGTGAGTCGCTCTGAGATGCCCGCAGCGTCCCACCTCGCGGAGCAGGAGGAGTCGAAGGATGCCGGTACCGTGGCCGTGGGGGACTCCGTGCTGACGGCGCCGGTGGCGCCCGAGCGAGCCCCCTCCGTGTGGGCATCCATCGCGATAGAGCTGCCCCCGAAACCCTTCCCGGGGCAGCGGCGGCCGGACGGTAGGGGCCGCTGTCCTGGCAAGGTGCAGGTGGCAATCAACGGCGGTTGTTGGACGAAGCAGCCCGTGGACCTGAAGGACTGTGATGAGTGGGGCGGCTTTGAATACAGGGGTGCGTGCTACCAAGCCGTCCTGACTCCGCAACGCCCTTCCACCTCGGGCCCTTCGGAGCGAGACGACAGTCCATAG